One part of the Vicia villosa cultivar HV-30 ecotype Madison, WI linkage group LG6, Vvil1.0, whole genome shotgun sequence genome encodes these proteins:
- the LOC131614150 gene encoding uncharacterized protein LOC131614150, with amino-acid sequence MGFAKLALPLTKLTRKEVAFEWDSECLGGVLMQDGQVVAYASRQLRSHEDNYSTHDLELAAIANKVADALSRKEIRVAELMMLEHELLERFLNLNLQFEWTPNGVLISDLSVLNELRERIRVAQEYDEQLQASENMPDFVRAPDGVLLFKQRVCIPDDSELKRLILDEAHKS; translated from the exons ATGGGATTTGCTAAGTTGGCATTACCATTGACGAAGCTTACTCGGAAAGAAGTTGCTTTTGAGTGGGATTCTGAGT GCTTAGGTGGGGTGTTGATGCAAGATGGCCAAGTCGTAGCTTATGCGTCTCggcagttgagatctcatgaagatAATTATTCGACCCAtgatcttgagcttgctgcaata GCTAATAAAGTGGCAGATGCCTTGAGTAGGAAAGAGATTCGAGTTGCagaattgatgatgttagaacaCGAATTGTTGGAGAGGTTCTTAAACCTTAACCTTCAATTCGAGTGGACGCCCAATGGTGTATTGATTAGTGATTTGAGTGTTCTTAATGAGTTGCGAGAAAGGATTCGAGTAGCTCAAGAATATGATGAGCAATTGCAAGCAAGTGAGAACATGCCTGATTTTGTTAGAGCACCTGATGGAGTTCTTTTGTTTAAGCAGAGAGTATGCATACCAGATGATTCTGAACTGAAGCGATTGATTCTCGATGAGGCACATAAGAGTTAA